In Campylobacter showae, the genomic stretch TTTTAATCGGTACGCGAAAATTTAATAAATCTTCAAAATTATTGATTTTATAAATTTTGAGCTTTATAATCGCTTAGTTTCCTATCTTTTAAATATTCGCTCATAGCCTAAAATTGCCGCTTCAAAGCGCGTTGCGGCGACATATTTTAAGCTATTTAAACGAGCTAGCGGCGAGACTTTTACCTGCGTTCTTTGCACTCGCTCGGCTTGGATATTTGAGTCTGTTAGATCGGTCGGATGTGCGAAGATATCGCTAAAATACATCTTTAAGCCGTTTTGCAAAAGCAAAATCCGCCAAAAATCAGCCACGCAAAGCGCCCTTTTATGCGTTTGCAAGATCTTTTCCGCCGCGCGCCTATCAAGCACGTAAGCAGCCGCTCGGTAAATCGTGCCGTAAGAGCGCTTTGAGACTAGCCAAAAATCATCCTCCAGCTTTTTACCAAATGCGCTAAATCGCCCCTCCAGCCCGTCCTGCGCACCGCAGATGAGAGCCGAACCCTCGTCCATCTTGGCAGCCGTTTCAAACGCCTTTTTCACGCCATCCTCGTCTCCGATAACGTCGTCTTCTAAAATGAGCGCAAATTTGGCGTCGCTTTTTAAAAACTCCTCGTAAGCGCACACATGAGAGAGCGAGCAACCGATCTCGGACGGGCTTAGCAGCCTGTCGTAAGCCTCAAGGCTAGGTAGCGCGTAGCCGTAGTACTCCTTTGCGCTCATTGTCCTGCCGTCGGTCGCCTCAACGAGCTTAAATTCGCCGTAGTTTTTAAACCGCTCTTTTAGCTTTTCTCGGCGCGCCTCATCGCTTTTTAGCGAGATAACGAATACTAATTTTTTCATCTTTTAAACTTCGATTTGATTTTATTTATCACGATCAGCTGCTCTCTTTTGTCAAATATCAAAAACAAGCTCGCGGCGTATCCCACTGCAAGCAAAACCGCCGAATACGCGGCAAATTCGCCCCAGCTTGAAATTTGCACAAAATTTCGCAGCCAAAAAAACAGCCCGCAAACGGCCGCAAAAACGGCTAAATTTTTAAAATAAACGCCGTAAAAAGTGGTAAGCGGCAGGCTCAAATTTAAGGCAGCATTTATGAGGTCAAACCCCAAAATCCGCACCGAATAAAGCGCGGCGCCGATAGCAACCATACCGTAGATGCCGTAGTCCGTAAATTTAAGCACGGCAATCTGCGCCAAAATCGTGCCGGCACCCAAAATGGTGTTTGCTATCGCGGGGCGCTTTAGTTTATTGGTCGCGCTGTCGAGATTAAAAAGCGAAAAAACGTAGCTGATAAATATAATCGGCACCAGGGTTATCATCGAGAGATTATAGATTAGACTTATCTCGTCCGCGCTTTTAAACGGTAGCCAAAGCGTGTAAAATTCGCGTCCAAAAGCCACGAAAATAGCCGCTGGCACACTCATAACAAAAGCCGTAACTCTCATCGAAAATTTAGCCTCAGCTACGAGCGCGGTCAAATTTGATTTAGAGTAGTGCTCGACGAATTTTGGCGCAAATATCGCGCTAAGCTGCGCCACAAAGCTTTCCAAAATGATCGGAGCCGCCTTTGAAACGGCTAAAATTCCCGTCGCGTTCGCGCTTAAAAATATGTTGCAGATAAATAGATCCATACCGCTCATAAGCACGCGGTTTAGGGCGTTAAAGCTATTATAGACGCCCGATTTTAGCAGCTCTTTTATCCGCGCAAAGTCAAATTCGCGCGGGTTAAATTTAAGCTCCGGAGTGATACGGCGCGAAACCCAAACGCTCGTAAAAAACACAAAGAGCGACGCGACTAGAGCGGAGATCGCGATATAAGCGATCATCGGTCTGAAAAAATAAAAAAGCGCGACGATGAGAACGGCCAAAATGGCGCTAGACGCGGCGTTGCGAACGGAGATGATGTAGAGCTTGTTTTTGATAAACATCGAGACGCTGATGACACCGTTAAAAAGTCCGACGCAAAAATTTATAAAATAAAACGCAAAAGTAAGCCGCACGTCGCTAAGCAGCGCGTCGCTGACGTTTAGCACGCTTTGTAAATTTAAGATAAAAATGCCGACACCCAGCAAAATCAGAACGCAAAAAAAGATATTTACGACTAGAACCGACGAGTAGTAGGCGTTAGCCGCGCGGGTGCCCCCTCTGTGCCACTCGTACGCGACGAAACGGCCGCTAACCGAGTTTATCGCAGCGGTTACGACTAGAGCATAAGCCACGATAGCGTTAGACAGCCCGACAAAGCCGTAGGCTTCGTTGCCTAGGCTTTTTAGAATGTAAGGCGTGAGGAAAAAATTTATCCCCATCGAGACGATAAAAACGACGATGGAGCTGATCAAATTTACGAGCATTACAGCCTTGCGTCGGCGTTTTCGTAAACGTTTTTGATATCGTAAACGAGAGCTTTGCTAAATTTTAACCCTTTAAATTTATCGTGAGCGACGGCGATCACGACGCAGTCGTAGTCCTCCTCGTCAAAGCTTTTTAGCGGCACGATACCGTATTCGTGCTTTACCTCGGCCTCGTCCGCCCACGGATCGTAGACGTCCACGCGGCAACCAAAATCCTTAAGCTCCTCGATCACGTCTATCACGCGCGAGTTACGGATATCCGGGCAGTTTTCTTTAAACGTAAGGCCAAGCACCAAAACGCGAGCCGAATTTATCAAAACGCCCCTTTTTATCATCAGTTTTACGACCTGATCTGCGGCGTATTTGCCCATATTGTCGTTGATGCGGCGTCC encodes the following:
- a CDS encoding glycosyltransferase family 25 protein, with protein sequence MKKLVFVISLKSDEARREKLKERFKNYGEFKLVEATDGRTMSAKEYYGYALPSLEAYDRLLSPSEIGCSLSHVCAYEEFLKSDAKFALILEDDVIGDEDGVKKAFETAAKMDEGSALICGAQDGLEGRFSAFGKKLEDDFWLVSKRSYGTIYRAAAYVLDRRAAEKILQTHKRALCVADFWRILLLQNGLKMYFSDIFAHPTDLTDSNIQAERVQRTQVKVSPLARLNSLKYVAATRFEAAILGYERIFKR
- a CDS encoding MATE family efflux transporter; this translates as MLVNLISSIVVFIVSMGINFFLTPYILKSLGNEAYGFVGLSNAIVAYALVVTAAINSVSGRFVAYEWHRGGTRAANAYYSSVLVVNIFFCVLILLGVGIFILNLQSVLNVSDALLSDVRLTFAFYFINFCVGLFNGVISVSMFIKNKLYIISVRNAASSAILAVLIVALFYFFRPMIAYIAISALVASLFVFFTSVWVSRRITPELKFNPREFDFARIKELLKSGVYNSFNALNRVLMSGMDLFICNIFLSANATGILAVSKAAPIILESFVAQLSAIFAPKFVEHYSKSNLTALVAEAKFSMRVTAFVMSVPAAIFVAFGREFYTLWLPFKSADEISLIYNLSMITLVPIIFISYVFSLFNLDSATNKLKRPAIANTILGAGTILAQIAVLKFTDYGIYGMVAIGAALYSVRILGFDLINAALNLSLPLTTFYGVYFKNLAVFAAVCGLFFWLRNFVQISSWGEFAAYSAVLLAVGYAASLFLIFDKREQLIVINKIKSKFKR